From a single Molothrus ater isolate BHLD 08-10-18 breed brown headed cowbird chromosome Z, BPBGC_Mater_1.1, whole genome shotgun sequence genomic region:
- the LNPEP gene encoding leucyl-cystinyl aminopeptidase isoform X2: MIENSMFEEEPDVVDLAKEPCLHPLEPDEVEYEPRSSRLLVRGLGEHEMDDDEEDYESSAKLLGMSFMNRSSSLQNNMSAYRQNPNGSCSVPSTRTLVVCTVVFVIAFSLIIVIYLLPKCTFTKEGCRKKNHTMELIYPLATNGKLFPWAKIRLPPDVVPLHYDLVLQPNLTTLKFTGSVKIVVNILHVTQKIVLHSSGLNITKAAITSAQGQQAKPVEFLEYPLHDQIALMAPEALLAGQNYTIDMEYSSNLSDTYYGFYKISYKDENSKQRWFAATQFEPLAARSAFPCFDEPALKATFLIKIKRDEKLSTLSNMPKKATIPVTNGIVQDEFFVSLKMSTYLLAFVVADLKNVSRETNGTLVSVYAIPQHLNQVGYALDTAVKLLEFYQKYFFMKYPLEKLDLVAIPDFQSGAMENWGLITFRETTLLFDNNTSSARDKKLITAVIAHELAHQWFGNLVTMEWWNDLWLNEGFATFMEYFAMEEVFPELRSDEDFLTLIFKAMMKDALNSSHPVSSSVQSSEQIEEMFDALSYIKGASLLLMLKHYLTKDVFQAGIEVYLRNHSYGTAQSDDLWDSMNEITNGTLDVKKMMKTWIVHKGFPLVTVVRKGKIISVQQEKFLYCAEPENWTSDASYLWHIPLTYITNRCNFTHCTNAYLLDQKSDVIELPEEVEWIKFNVDMNGYYIVHYAEDWKTLIDLLKKNHTALSPKDRANLINNIFNLARLGRESLEKAFELIDYLKKESSTAPLTQALFQLSLIYSLLDKKGEQQLAARVMRRIEHLLGDKMDQQHWTDDGTLSERELRSTLLAFACTHDIRNCRTTAAKMFQTWMKSNGTVSLPSDVMKAIFAVGAKSDDGWEFLLKMYFSSVSEAEKSKMIEALASTEDARKLIWLMQNSLEGEIIRSQELSHIISTISQSLPGYLLTWDFVKENWEKLTRKFHLGSYTIQNIITWSTSQFATKAHLLEVKSFFESKSEESSQLHCVKEAIDTIQLNIQWMERNLAKLQELL, from the exons ATGATTGAAAATAGTATGTTTGAAGAGGAGCCCGATGTGGTTGACCTGGCAAAAGAGCCTTGTTTACATCCACTGGAGCCTGATGAAGTGGAATATGAACCAAGAAGCTCTCGTCTCTTGGTGCGTGGCCTTGGAGAGCATGAAATggatgatgatgaggaggatTATGAGTCATCAGCAAAATTGTTGGGGATGTCCTTCATGAACAGAAGCTCGAGTCTGCAGAATAACATGTCTGCATATAGACAAAATCCAAATGGATCATGCTCAGTTCCCTCTACGAGGACCTTGGTGGTTTGCACAGTTGTTTTTGTGATTGCATTTTCATTAATAATAGTGATTTATCTTCTTCCCAAGTGTACATTTACCAAAGAAGGCTGCcgtaaaaaaaatcatacaatGGAACTAATATATCCTTTGGCAACCAATGGAAAACTATTTCCATGGGCAAAAATTAGACTTCCTCCTGATGTTGTACCACTGCACTATGATCTTGTCTTGCAGCCAAATTTAACTACTCTGAAATTTACAGGCTCTGTAAAAATAGTGGTCAACATCCTCCATGTAACTCAGAAGATTGTACTTCACAGCTCAGGACTTAATATCACCAAGGCAGCAATTACTTCGGCACAAGGGCAGCAAGCAAAGCCAGTTGAATTCCTGGAATATCCATTGCATGACCAGATTGCACTCATGGCACCGGAGGCTCTCCTTGCAGGACAGAATTACACTATTGACATGGAATATTCATCTAATTTATCAGACACCTACTATGGCTTCTACAAAATTTCTTACAAGGATGAGAACTCTAAGCAAAG GTGGTTTGCAGCAACTCAGTTTGAACCTCTGGCAGCAAGGTCTGCTTTTCCATGCTTTGATGAACCAGCACTTAAAGCTACTTTTTTAATCAAGATCAAAAGGGATGAGAAGCTTTCCACTCTGTCAAATATGCCAAAG AAAGCCACTATTCCTGTGACAAATGGAATTGTTCAGGATGAGTTTTTTGTGAGTTTGAAGATGAGCACCTATCTACTAGCTTTTGTTGTTGCAGACTTGAAAAACGTCAGCAGGGAAACTAATGGGACTCTG GTATCTGTCTATGCCATACCGCAGCATCTAAACCAAGTTGGGTATGCCCTAGACACAGCAGTGAAGCTTCTGGAATTTTaccaaaaatacttttttatgAAATACCCTCTTGAAAAATTAG ATCTGGTAGCGATTCCTGATTTTCAGTCTGGTGCAATGGAAAACTGGGGCTTGATCACCTTCCGAGAAACAACACTCTTATTTGACAATAACACTTCTTCAGCAAGGGATAAAAAGCTAATAACTGCAGTGATAGCACATGAGCTTGCCCATCAG TGGTTTGGCAATCTAGTAACTATGGAATGGTGGAATGATCTCTGGCTGAATGAGGGATTTGCCACATTCATGGAATACTTCGCCATGGAGGAGGTTTTTCCAGAATTACGTTCA GATGAAGATTTCCTTACTTTAATTTTCAAGGCTATGATGAAGGATGCCTTGAATTCTTCACATCCAGTCTCTTCTTCTGTTCAGTCTTCAGAGCAAATTGAAGAAATGTTTGATGCTCTTTCTTACATCAAG GGGGCTTCACTTCTTTTGATGCTGAAGCATTATCTCACTAAGGATGTTTTCCAAGCTGGCATTGAGGTATACTTGCGTAATCACAGCTATGGAACTGCCCAGAGTGATGACCTGTGGGACAGCATGAATGAG ATTACCAATGGAACACTAGATGTAAAAAAAATGATGAAGACTTGGATTGTGCATAAAGGATTTCCTTTAGTCACGGTTGTCCGAAAGGGAAAGATTATTTCAGTACAACAAGAGAAATTTCTGTATTGTGCGGAACCAGAAAATTGGACATCAGATGCAAG ttACCTGTGGCATATTCCTCTCACTTACATAACAAATAGGTGCAACTTCACCCATTGCACTAATGCATATTTACTGGATCAGAAGTCAG ATGTCATTGAACTTCCAGAAGAGGTGGAATGGATAAAATTCAATGTGGACATGAATGGCTATTACATAGTACACTATGCTGAAGACTGGAAGACACTGATTGatctcttgaaaaaaaaccacactgctCTGAGTCCTAAAGACAGAGCGAATTTGATCAACAATATCTTCAACCTTGCACG TCTAGGAAGAGAGTCTTTGGAAAAGGCCTTTGAGTTGATTGATTACCTCAAGaaagagagcagcactgcaccaCTTACTCAAGCTTTGTTCCAGCTGAGTCTTATATACAGCCTTTTAGACAAAAAAGGTGAACAACAACTGGCAGCACGAGTCATG cGTAGGATAGAGCACTTGCTTGGAGATAAAATGGATCAACAGCACTGGACAGATGATGGGACCCTGTCTGAACGAGAGCTCCGGTCAACACTGCTGGCTTTTGCCTGCACCCATGATATAAGAAACTGTAGAACAACTGCTGCTAAGATGTTTCAGACTTGGATGAAGTCTAATGGAACAGTAAG TCTGCCTAGTGATGTTATGAAAGCCATATTTGCAGTTGGAGCCAAGTCTGATGATGGCTGGGAATTCCTCCTGAAGATGTACTTCTCTTCAgtttctgaagcagagaaaagcaaaatgattGAAGCCTTGGCCAGCACAGAAGATGCCAGAAAGCTGATCTG GCTAATGCAGAACAGTCTTGAAGGAGAAATCATCAGGTCACAGGAGCTTTCACATATCATATCAACCATTAGCCAGAGTTTGCCTGGATATTTGCTGACCTGGGACTTCGTCAAAGAGAACTGGGAAAAGCTTACACGAAA GTTTCACCTAGGCTCATATACTATCCAGAATATTATTACCTGGTCAACTTCTCAGTTTGCAACAAAGGCACATCTGCTTGAG
- the LNPEP gene encoding leucyl-cystinyl aminopeptidase isoform X1: MEPFPSDQIQLPRNMIENSMFEEEPDVVDLAKEPCLHPLEPDEVEYEPRSSRLLVRGLGEHEMDDDEEDYESSAKLLGMSFMNRSSSLQNNMSAYRQNPNGSCSVPSTRTLVVCTVVFVIAFSLIIVIYLLPKCTFTKEGCRKKNHTMELIYPLATNGKLFPWAKIRLPPDVVPLHYDLVLQPNLTTLKFTGSVKIVVNILHVTQKIVLHSSGLNITKAAITSAQGQQAKPVEFLEYPLHDQIALMAPEALLAGQNYTIDMEYSSNLSDTYYGFYKISYKDENSKQRWFAATQFEPLAARSAFPCFDEPALKATFLIKIKRDEKLSTLSNMPKKATIPVTNGIVQDEFFVSLKMSTYLLAFVVADLKNVSRETNGTLVSVYAIPQHLNQVGYALDTAVKLLEFYQKYFFMKYPLEKLDLVAIPDFQSGAMENWGLITFRETTLLFDNNTSSARDKKLITAVIAHELAHQWFGNLVTMEWWNDLWLNEGFATFMEYFAMEEVFPELRSDEDFLTLIFKAMMKDALNSSHPVSSSVQSSEQIEEMFDALSYIKGASLLLMLKHYLTKDVFQAGIEVYLRNHSYGTAQSDDLWDSMNEITNGTLDVKKMMKTWIVHKGFPLVTVVRKGKIISVQQEKFLYCAEPENWTSDASYLWHIPLTYITNRCNFTHCTNAYLLDQKSDVIELPEEVEWIKFNVDMNGYYIVHYAEDWKTLIDLLKKNHTALSPKDRANLINNIFNLARLGRESLEKAFELIDYLKKESSTAPLTQALFQLSLIYSLLDKKGEQQLAARVMRRIEHLLGDKMDQQHWTDDGTLSERELRSTLLAFACTHDIRNCRTTAAKMFQTWMKSNGTVSLPSDVMKAIFAVGAKSDDGWEFLLKMYFSSVSEAEKSKMIEALASTEDARKLIWLMQNSLEGEIIRSQELSHIISTISQSLPGYLLTWDFVKENWEKLTRKFHLGSYTIQNIITWSTSQFATKAHLLEVKSFFESKSEESSQLHCVKEAIDTIQLNIQWMERNLAKLQELL, encoded by the exons ATGGAGCCCTTTCCCAGCG atcAAATCCAGTTACCCAGGAATATGATTGAAAATAGTATGTTTGAAGAGGAGCCCGATGTGGTTGACCTGGCAAAAGAGCCTTGTTTACATCCACTGGAGCCTGATGAAGTGGAATATGAACCAAGAAGCTCTCGTCTCTTGGTGCGTGGCCTTGGAGAGCATGAAATggatgatgatgaggaggatTATGAGTCATCAGCAAAATTGTTGGGGATGTCCTTCATGAACAGAAGCTCGAGTCTGCAGAATAACATGTCTGCATATAGACAAAATCCAAATGGATCATGCTCAGTTCCCTCTACGAGGACCTTGGTGGTTTGCACAGTTGTTTTTGTGATTGCATTTTCATTAATAATAGTGATTTATCTTCTTCCCAAGTGTACATTTACCAAAGAAGGCTGCcgtaaaaaaaatcatacaatGGAACTAATATATCCTTTGGCAACCAATGGAAAACTATTTCCATGGGCAAAAATTAGACTTCCTCCTGATGTTGTACCACTGCACTATGATCTTGTCTTGCAGCCAAATTTAACTACTCTGAAATTTACAGGCTCTGTAAAAATAGTGGTCAACATCCTCCATGTAACTCAGAAGATTGTACTTCACAGCTCAGGACTTAATATCACCAAGGCAGCAATTACTTCGGCACAAGGGCAGCAAGCAAAGCCAGTTGAATTCCTGGAATATCCATTGCATGACCAGATTGCACTCATGGCACCGGAGGCTCTCCTTGCAGGACAGAATTACACTATTGACATGGAATATTCATCTAATTTATCAGACACCTACTATGGCTTCTACAAAATTTCTTACAAGGATGAGAACTCTAAGCAAAG GTGGTTTGCAGCAACTCAGTTTGAACCTCTGGCAGCAAGGTCTGCTTTTCCATGCTTTGATGAACCAGCACTTAAAGCTACTTTTTTAATCAAGATCAAAAGGGATGAGAAGCTTTCCACTCTGTCAAATATGCCAAAG AAAGCCACTATTCCTGTGACAAATGGAATTGTTCAGGATGAGTTTTTTGTGAGTTTGAAGATGAGCACCTATCTACTAGCTTTTGTTGTTGCAGACTTGAAAAACGTCAGCAGGGAAACTAATGGGACTCTG GTATCTGTCTATGCCATACCGCAGCATCTAAACCAAGTTGGGTATGCCCTAGACACAGCAGTGAAGCTTCTGGAATTTTaccaaaaatacttttttatgAAATACCCTCTTGAAAAATTAG ATCTGGTAGCGATTCCTGATTTTCAGTCTGGTGCAATGGAAAACTGGGGCTTGATCACCTTCCGAGAAACAACACTCTTATTTGACAATAACACTTCTTCAGCAAGGGATAAAAAGCTAATAACTGCAGTGATAGCACATGAGCTTGCCCATCAG TGGTTTGGCAATCTAGTAACTATGGAATGGTGGAATGATCTCTGGCTGAATGAGGGATTTGCCACATTCATGGAATACTTCGCCATGGAGGAGGTTTTTCCAGAATTACGTTCA GATGAAGATTTCCTTACTTTAATTTTCAAGGCTATGATGAAGGATGCCTTGAATTCTTCACATCCAGTCTCTTCTTCTGTTCAGTCTTCAGAGCAAATTGAAGAAATGTTTGATGCTCTTTCTTACATCAAG GGGGCTTCACTTCTTTTGATGCTGAAGCATTATCTCACTAAGGATGTTTTCCAAGCTGGCATTGAGGTATACTTGCGTAATCACAGCTATGGAACTGCCCAGAGTGATGACCTGTGGGACAGCATGAATGAG ATTACCAATGGAACACTAGATGTAAAAAAAATGATGAAGACTTGGATTGTGCATAAAGGATTTCCTTTAGTCACGGTTGTCCGAAAGGGAAAGATTATTTCAGTACAACAAGAGAAATTTCTGTATTGTGCGGAACCAGAAAATTGGACATCAGATGCAAG ttACCTGTGGCATATTCCTCTCACTTACATAACAAATAGGTGCAACTTCACCCATTGCACTAATGCATATTTACTGGATCAGAAGTCAG ATGTCATTGAACTTCCAGAAGAGGTGGAATGGATAAAATTCAATGTGGACATGAATGGCTATTACATAGTACACTATGCTGAAGACTGGAAGACACTGATTGatctcttgaaaaaaaaccacactgctCTGAGTCCTAAAGACAGAGCGAATTTGATCAACAATATCTTCAACCTTGCACG TCTAGGAAGAGAGTCTTTGGAAAAGGCCTTTGAGTTGATTGATTACCTCAAGaaagagagcagcactgcaccaCTTACTCAAGCTTTGTTCCAGCTGAGTCTTATATACAGCCTTTTAGACAAAAAAGGTGAACAACAACTGGCAGCACGAGTCATG cGTAGGATAGAGCACTTGCTTGGAGATAAAATGGATCAACAGCACTGGACAGATGATGGGACCCTGTCTGAACGAGAGCTCCGGTCAACACTGCTGGCTTTTGCCTGCACCCATGATATAAGAAACTGTAGAACAACTGCTGCTAAGATGTTTCAGACTTGGATGAAGTCTAATGGAACAGTAAG TCTGCCTAGTGATGTTATGAAAGCCATATTTGCAGTTGGAGCCAAGTCTGATGATGGCTGGGAATTCCTCCTGAAGATGTACTTCTCTTCAgtttctgaagcagagaaaagcaaaatgattGAAGCCTTGGCCAGCACAGAAGATGCCAGAAAGCTGATCTG GCTAATGCAGAACAGTCTTGAAGGAGAAATCATCAGGTCACAGGAGCTTTCACATATCATATCAACCATTAGCCAGAGTTTGCCTGGATATTTGCTGACCTGGGACTTCGTCAAAGAGAACTGGGAAAAGCTTACACGAAA GTTTCACCTAGGCTCATATACTATCCAGAATATTATTACCTGGTCAACTTCTCAGTTTGCAACAAAGGCACATCTGCTTGAG